The genomic DNA TGTAAATAAAATTTTACAGAAGTAAACAGGTGTTTGTGACTTCCCCCCCATTGGTTTTATAGCCATTAATACCCATTATTGACAGTGAGAAAAAGATGACAAATGAATAAGACAttaaagaaactggaaaaattGTGCACAGCTTCAAACAAGGCATTCCTGTGCATAAGTAGCCATATTGTTACATTTTTCCTGATTGAACAGTCATATGTGGCAAAGACTAGCTGCAAAATGAGTGCAAAACACCTGAGGTTTTCATGGTGACATATCAATTTACCCCtgtggacaaaacaacaaaatattttgcTTTCATCGTGTAGGAGTGAATATCTTTTCAGTATTGGCAGCATGAAGGACAACCAATCCTTCAAATGCAGAAGACGAAAGCAGAACAGAGGAGTGAGACTCTGGACAGTTGTCTCCCCCTCGACTCATTTCTTGGCTTGCTTGGTGACCATGTTGCGAGGTGGAGTCACGGGACGGCTGCCGTTGGGCTTCTTCTTCTCAGCTGGTTTCAAAATCTACAAAAGGAATAGAGAGTTGTAATACAGTCAAACTCATCGAATGAACAGGCCTTCCTCTTGCAGGTGAGCAAACGTTGACCCAGCTCAATTCGAGAGTCTAAGCATTATGGACATCTAGTTAGccgtttttcattttttctccaTTCGCCAttcattaaaatcaataaataatagaTTAAGCAATTACACAGTAAAGACTAGGTATTAACACATTATTAGATACGAGTGTACCTTGTAGTGTACTTTATTATTTCTAACTAGCCTATTGGGGcaaaaaagcatttatttatttttaccataACATAATGTTACATGCAGTAAACATCTCAAATGTTTTGTGCATATGAAATAGATCAAAGATTAGTGGAGGTACAGACTACAAGGAAACTGTTTTTCACCTGAGCAGTATTTTACAGTTGCCCAGTCTgccaaattaaaatgaaattcaaaTTATCTGAAAGATTTCAATGGACAGGTGAAGACACCCTACCTGAAAAGAGCACATGAGGGTCTCATCCACACTCATCATGGCACCAGCATTGTCAAACTCCCCACAATAGTTAGGCGCTGAGAACAGGGTGACAAGCTGCCTCTTTGCAAAAAATTCATAGCCATCCTCAACCACCTGCAAGTGAGATAATAACATTAGAAAAGGCTGGTTTACACCCTTAAAAACTCACTGAAAGGATTTACTACATGATGCTGAACTCGAAGACTGTCAGATATAGTCTAGcacagtggttcccaacctgaggAGAACgtgaaaaaacatgtttctgccACAAAAAATCATGTGTATTGTTTCCAAATTTTCCCCTGATCCTTTTTCTTGAGACTCACTGGATAATTTGACCTCTTCAAttctctatttttttcctcttctcttcaaataataaaaaaaaaatcttcagttGCACTGGTCACAACCACTAGATATTTACAACCAGTGATATTATGAGGGATCACAAGCCAAAAAGCTTTCCTGTGTACACATTTCTGCCAGTTTTGTACACAGTATGTGATGTCCAGCATGTCCAGCAAGTGTATCTGCATGTCCAATGTTCTGCCAACATATAGACACGTCACAGGGCCACATTTCTGTTTACAACGACAGAGGTTATTGTGATTACCTGATGGGCACGACAGATCAGATCCAGGTCATGCTTGTGCAGGAACTTGGCCACCACCTCCGAGCCAAAGGTAAACGATACACCCCTGTCGTTCTCCCCCCAGCCCAAGACATCCTTGTCTGGATCAGACCATAGCAAATCACACAGCAGACCCTGGTCGGGCACATCAGTGGGACGCATGATGCGTCTGATCTGCTCCATGGACTGAAGGTCAGGTGACAGTCCTAAACAGAaaagcagtacaaaaacaaataaacactgatACTGAGGTCAATACCAGTTATACATGAGACCAACGTCAGTGGACAAACTGCAAAGACAGCATGACTCAAGGCCAAATCAGACTGGATGACACGACAAAGGGAGGCTACTCTGGACATTCTCCATAAAACCATGGCCACCACAGTGATGTGTGGAACTAAGGCAAATGTGTTAATGTGCTAAAGCAAATCCATTTTTAGCCTCATGGTGGTTTTTACTTCAAATTCAAAAGCAAAAACCCACCTCCATGGCAGCAAAAGATCTTCTCATCGACAATGGCGGCAATGGGGAGGCAGTTAAAACAATCTGTGAAGGTCTTCCAGAGTTTGATATTGTACCTTCTTTTACCTAAAACgttcagaaaaaagaaaatatctcAATTTAGCACTATTTCATAGGAATaagaattaaaagcagaacTGTACTCAAATCATCACCGCGACAATACAAATAGAAACAGATGTGAGATGTCATCGTTATCAAGCTGGAAATAAGTTCACCGTCCACGGTGGGACAATACCCACACTCATCATAGAAACCATATATTCTGTTGATCGAAGCACATTCGTGGTTTCCCCTCAGCAGGAAGAAGTTCTCTGGATATTTAATTTTGTAGGCCAGCAGGAGACAAATGGTTTCCAGAGACTGCTTCCCTCTGTCCACATAGTCACCCAGAAACAGGTAGTTGCTTTCTGGAGGGAAGCCCCCATACTCAAACAGCCTCAGTAGGTCATAGTATTGCCCGTGGATGTCACCTGCAGGACAAGGATAAATCAATGTACCTAAAGCACCACACTGCTTCTCATAGGCTTCTCATAAGACTACATATATCCTCTTTCTGACAGATACACAAATCTTACTAACCACAAATCTTGAGGGGGGCCTCCAGCTCCAGGAGAATGGGCTGACTGAGAAAGATCTCCCTGGACTTGAGGCATAATCCACGAATCtcattttcctgcagctgcacattCTTGCCAGGCTTTGCTCCTCTGACTgcgaaaacaaaacacaaaccaaaactCAGTAGGAACAATAGTTACACACTGTTCGAGCTAAGTTGGCAGTGCCTGGTGCAGTGTGTCTACGCTGAGGCTGCGGGGGACAGGAGGTGAACATGTACGCCGCGCCGGAATGCGCAATGTTAGTGTGAGcgaaatacagtgtgtgtgttggaccaAGTAGATGTCGTTCCGTGCCCTTCAGGTAACTAATGTTCTCAACCCAGACACATATTCGGTGAAAACTGACGAAAGCTCTAAAGAGAAAATATAACGTCGGCTAACGTTAGACAATATAACTGTCTTTTTGACAAAATGTTGATAAACGTAACGTTACGCTAAAGCTAGCCGGCTATGCAGCGTTACTGTTAGCGTctgtcaaaacatttcaatAATAACGAGTGTTTTCTTTGCTAGCCAGCATTCCCTTACCTTCTAAAAGACGTTGGATGATACTGTCTATGTTGAGCTTGTCAACATCAGCCATTGCAACGCTGGCGTTATTAAAATCGATTCAGTCAAATCTAGGTCTTGGCGTTAACACACGAGCGAAAGCTAGCCCGCTAGCTATCCTGGCATTCGCTACCTAGCGTTAGCTTCGTTGATTTTCCGGCTGAGGGTAAAGATGTTGATGTGACCCTGTTTGGATTCAGCGGCTCGCTGACACTAATGATAATCTAATAAACTACGCGGACATCACAGTTTTTACAAAAATCTACATCCAATGCTGGCTTTTGCTGAGAATCAGggacaacaaaaaaacaaacgaCAGCCGCACTAGCAGATCGCTAGCGATGGTGCCccgtctgtgtttttcctctgccgCACCTTGTACAGCTAGCCAGCTGCTTCAAGGAGGCTGCTGGTAGCTGCTCcgctgctgccccctgctggcctggatggagaaagacTCTCTCACCATTCACATAAAGCTGACTTCGTTCAGGagtgtaaataataataataataataataataataataataataataataatgttgttgttgagaTTAGGATTATGATGATGAAGATTATTATTAGGTAGATGAAACTCCAGAGGCCACTTTCTAGACAGAAATTCTCCCCCATATATGATAAATCAAAGATAGTCAAGACAACcaagaaaaggacatttttccaGAGGTTAATTTATGGCcgctatttatttatttatttaattttaactATGTACAGTAATTATCTCAACTGTACTGGTAACATCTTTGAAATTAATCTAATATTACTTACTTTGTTTCATTTGCTAAATTaagttttcacagttttcaatGTAACGTAGTTCAGCCAAGCTCAGATGGAGTCTGGCAAACAAAAGAATTACATTTCCCTTCACTTGTATTTCAGATTAGGTTTGGCATTaacaaaaaatgaacaatgtGGTGAACTAGACTCATTTTAGTGAAAGTGAGCTGTTGGAGgacatttcagtttcatttaagtTTAATACATATTGCATGTATTTAAATCTTCCAAGGTTAGGAAAATTGGAACACCTGCAGAAGCAAAAGGTTTATCCCTTAATAGATACCATTGTACTATctctgaaataaatgaaagacaTTAGCTTAGTGCAGCTGCGGGTTGAGGGAAACTACTTCTTTTGGCTGATGGACCTTTTCATAGACCCTTTTTGATTGGGCATACAGATATCTTTCATATTTCTTGTCTCTACATATCCTTCATCTGCACAGTCAGCACTGCACTAAAACACAAATTACTATATTCAGCTAATTAAATATCCCCACTGAAGCTTTTTCTGCTCCAACTATGGAAAGTAAAGCCGCACACAGATCTACATCCCTGGGGCTAAATGGAAAAGAGTAATTGTTGTTTCTCACACTGGGATTAGCTAACATCCTCACAAACCTGCGCATTTAACCTCTTGACCACTGGAAATCTCCCACATCATCAAATCTTTACGGCTGTGCAAATAAAGTCAGTAGAATTGCCAGCGATATCAACCCTCCCTTGCTTTATTCATACAGCAAAAATATCCCATAGCATACAATATCAAAACACTTTAAACACTTCCTTTTCTGTGcacatacatttttcatttcactgattaTATATTAAGATTACATGTGCAAAGTATAGTAACAGGCATACCTATACATATTATAATAATGAACTTAGTGCATAAttaatgcaaaaatacacaattaTGTCATTCAAAAAGTTGAAACTGATATGTGAAATAGTTATTTTTAGTTCTATATCTCTGCTAGAGTCTGCATACTCATGCACACATCTCAGCATGATCATAACCCAGTGGTTTAAATGTCTCAGAGGACAGTCTCCAGAATAATAAATCTACTCTTGGTCTTTCTCTTCACCATGTGTGATCACGTAGACCAGGTTCTTGTAGTCAAGGTTTCCGGCCACATCTGGTGGGAATGCCGCAAACATCTGCTCCATCTATGGGCGCGAagtaaaaaaagatgatgttttGAGTGAGGAATATCTTTTAGAAAAACTCAACAATGTCATGCTCCAACATGGTCTGAGGTGGAGCTCTGACCTCTTCAGGGGTGAatctgtctgcctgggtcgTCAGCATCTCCGTCACACTGTAAAGATAAGTAGTGATCAAGGTATCCAGGATCACTTATCTGTCATTTTACAACACAGGGTGCCACAAAGAAATGCAAGttgttcacacacaaaaaacatagAAGTATTTAAATCAGggtagaataaaatgaaaataaagatgaaacaaATATACAGTTACCTATATACATATACTTATAAAGATGGGTGAATATTACAGGATAATGACGACATAATGTGTCTTAGTAAGGTGGAATAGCCTCAATTCACCTTTGCAATGATTCTACACATTTGTGGGACTCTGCTGGAGGGACAAAATGCCATAGATCTGAATGCAGATGTCACTTTAGCCACTGTTCCTACTGAAACACCAGCCAGTTGAGCAGTTCTGACTGAAGCTCCTGTCAACAGTTCCCCAACTATAAACCCTCTTTAAAATAACTTTCagatcttttcctctttccaccTTGATACAAATCACATGCACATGGACCTGCTCAGCATTTTTATTCATGCCACAGAGCATGACTGGTTACTAACTGCTTAATTGTACTTTGCATTACACCTATGTGGAGGCAACTGCGTTTTCCTTGAAtgtgtcacctgtctgtctatACCTATCCACGTATACTCCCACGAAGTGTGTACAGTCTGTCCAGAGTCACTGTAAAGTATTTGTGGTGATTGTGGAGGATGAGTTGAGgagtctcacagcctgaggaaagaagctgctctgcagtctggtGGTACAGCAGCAGATATTTCCGTATGGCttggcagacagcagcagagtgaacagGCTGTGGCTGGGGTCAATAGTGTCTTTTAGTAGCCTTTGGGCTCTGCGCAGGCACCTCACCAAAGCACACTAAAAGGCAATGCCCATCCCAGCAACAGCCTGTTCactcagacagaagcagagtgCAAGCAAACTACGGCTCAGAACACGAGTACAAGCATCCGCTGCAGTACCACGGGCTGATGAGCAGACTGGACTGTCGCCTTATCCAGTAACAGAGATGCAGACTGCTACTCACAAGTCTTTCTTTAACGTCCCCTTTCCCTCAGGATCAAAGACTTTGAACGCGTTCAGGATGGTCTCTTCGGGGTCAGCACCTAAAGATGAATAGTGGCAGCGCTGAGTTGATGAAGAATTAAAACAAAGGTATTATCTTTTTCCAAGAATTGCCTGACAGTTTTTGAATTATTATATTGTAATCAGGCTCAGGACTCTACAGAACCAGCCCCTCACCTTTTAGTTTCTCTCCGAACATGGTGAGAAAGACTGTGAAATTAATCGGTCCTGGTGCCTCCTTCAACATCTCATCAATCTCTTCTTGCTTGACATTTAAACGGCCTGGACAAGGATGGACGATAAGGTGGAATAGGGTTTAGAGCtgtaactaatgattattttcattattgattaacctgaacattattttcttgattaattgagGAATCGTTTGGTCAATAAGAtgttagaaaaaaatgacaatgtcCTAGAGACCTAAGGTGACATCCTCAGATTGCTTGTTGTGTCTGAGTAACTGTCCACAACCAGAGATATTCAGTTGAcatcacataagacaaagagaagcagcaaaagCTCATGTTTGAGAAACTAGAACCACAGAATGTTTTCCACTTCCctttggattattattattattattattatccaaaTAGTTTTCTGTCAGTCGACCAACTGCTGAAACCCTcacaacacagagacatttccacacaaacagacactggTGGTCTTACCTAAAGCTGCAAAGGTGTCTCTCAGGTCATTCTTGTCAATGAAACCGTCTCTGTTTTGGTCCATGATAGTAAAAGCCTGCAGACAGGAGCTGAATTGTTACACGCTGTGTCTCCAGGAGGCACAGTGAGCATTCACCGCAGAGCGCTGCTGAAATTCaatgtgaaagaaaacactTGGCAGAGCACTGACTTCTTTGAACTCCTGGATCTGGGCCTGTTCAAACATGGAGAACACATTGGAGCTGGCTCCCTCGGCTCTCTTTTTGGCTTTCTTGGGGGCCTGCAGGGTTTGACAGTGACACTGCTGTTAGATCCAGTACTCATCACCTGgctctctgcttcagcttcactcATTATCGCTTTTACTGTGACACATGTGCTTACAATGAACGAGACAATGATCAGCAAACTTGCGGAGTGTGTGCGCATTAATTGCACAACAGGCGAGGTTTACGCCGGGGCATGCATTTCATTAGTAGGGATTACAAACACTGTCAGTTTGTTATGGAAATATTTACTCAAGCCTCCAATTTTGTGAGAATGCAGACTAAGCCTGGGGAGGGTGTGGTCCGCTGCCCGCACTCCCGCAGTCCCAGGATCACGAGGGATTATTCTATAGGGCCTGGGTGATGACAGGATGGTACACTGAGCCCTGTTTGATCAGAAATCCCTCGGAGACAAGGATTATGTCGAGCTATTTACATGACTGCCAAGGAACTGTGAAAAACAGTGTAAGGGGATGCAGCGCGATGACATCATATCGCTTGGATTCACGGGCCTCTCGACAGCTGCTGTCTAACCCTTGTTGTGGATTAGCTCTCGAGCAGTTGTATATCTCTGGGACGGGACCTCTGGCACtcagctttatttatttctttatgttGTTTAAAGAGGATTCATGCAATCATGGGATGTGAGGCAGAATTTGCTGTTTCTTGATGCTGCCTATTGCAGATCATTCTGAGAGGACCAGCAGAAACCTCCATCGTCGAAATAATACAGTTAATTATTCCGCACCtgttgctcctctcctctccctcctgtctttcctctcttcacctgtcctctccttgtttcctctccttccctgtcTTCTCTtgactcctctcctccttttcctgtcttctcctctccttctctacCTTCAGTCCTGTCCTGTCCCCTTCTTGCTTCCTTTCCCCATATCTCCTCTTTCCTCTACACTCCTCTGCATGCTACAATTACCAATTCATATAGTTTTCCATTTAAAGTTCAGCACTGTGAGTAGACAAAAATAATAAGTCATCCATAGGACTGGAGTGCTGTCctattgatgttttttttttttttgctgttgatCTGTATTCAGTATCCATAAGCATATTGACATGGAGAATATTGATTCATTATCATCGGTGTGAGCAGCAAGATGTATAATTCAAAACATGCCATGACagtatattatataaatatataacaCACTATAAACACATTAgccatgcagcagcagaagtctCCTCACAGGCTGGCATTACTTAAAACACGATTAAATACAGTGATAATGAAATGTGTGTCCACTCACCATGTTTCAGTGGTAGCTGGATGAAGACCAAAGAATATCCCTGCAGCTTTATGATGGAGCGGCACACAAAACA from Chaetodon trifascialis isolate fChaTrf1 chromosome 6, fChaTrf1.hap1, whole genome shotgun sequence includes the following:
- the ppp1cc gene encoding serine/threonine-protein phosphatase PP1-gamma catalytic subunit A, with the translated sequence MADVDKLNIDSIIQRLLEVRGAKPGKNVQLQENEIRGLCLKSREIFLSQPILLELEAPLKICGDIHGQYYDLLRLFEYGGFPPESNYLFLGDYVDRGKQSLETICLLLAYKIKYPENFFLLRGNHECASINRIYGFYDECKRRYNIKLWKTFTDCFNCLPIAAIVDEKIFCCHGGLSPDLQSMEQIRRIMRPTDVPDQGLLCDLLWSDPDKDVLGWGENDRGVSFTFGSEVVAKFLHKHDLDLICRAHQVVEDGYEFFAKRQLVTLFSAPNYCGEFDNAGAMMSVDETLMCSFQILKPAEKKKPNGSRPVTPPRNMVTKQAKK
- the myl2b gene encoding myosin, light chain 2b, regulatory, cardiac, slow isoform X1, with translation MAPKKAKKRAEGASSNVFSMFEQAQIQEFKEAFTIMDQNRDGFIDKNDLRDTFAALGRLNVKQEEIDEMLKEAPGPINFTVFLTMFGEKLKGADPEETILNAFKVFDPEGKGTLKKDFVTEMLTTQADRFTPEEMEQMFAAFPPDVAGNLDYKNLVYVITHGEEKDQE
- the myl2b gene encoding myosin, light chain 2b, regulatory, cardiac, slow isoform X2; translated protein: MFEQAQIQEFKEAFTIMDQNRDGFIDKNDLRDTFAALGRLNVKQEEIDEMLKEAPGPINFTVFLTMFGEKLKGADPEETILNAFKVFDPEGKGTLKKDFVTEMLTTQADRFTPEEMEQMFAAFPPDVAGNLDYKNLVYVITHGEEKDQE